In Dehalococcoidia bacterium, the sequence GGCTAATCGTCGCTCGTCCTCCGTCCGTCGGGGTGGGGCGGAGGCGAACGTCACCGCTGTTTAGGCGGCGAGGGCGAGTTGTCGTTCGCCAACTATGATTGGCCACCTGGATTAAGGAGGTCGATGGCCGCCCTCCGCCTGCAACTCAGATCCGTCGACCCCTGTCGAGCCCTTTCGTCCCCGAAAGCGCGCTCAAGGAGCGCGGTGTGCAATACAGTATACCGGATCCGGACGTGACATAACGTATCATCCTGGTTTACGAGCCACCGCCAACAGGTGACTGCGAAGGAAGGGCAGCGTTTCGAGTGCCGCGGCGAGCGGCCAGGAGACGCGGGCGATCCGACGCGCGATCGGCGGCGCGAGCGTGATGCGTCGCGCGTCGATCATGCACGCAGGAAAAAGCGCGCGCAGATCCCGTGCGTTGATACCGCGGACGTCGCGATTCGTCGGATTCCACGTGAAGTCGTAGGTGATGAGCGTGCCGCCGGGCCGCAGCACGCGCAGCGCTTCGGTCGCGATCCGCTGTCGCGTCGGCTCGTCGACGACCGACGACAGAACCGTGAACATCAACGCAAGGTCAACGTGCCCGGCGGGGTAGGGCAGATGCTCCGCATTCCCTAGGGAAAACTCTACCGCCGGCGCGCTCCGCTCGCGCGCCGCATCGATGCGCTCCGGCAGGAGATCGATGCCGCTCAACATCTCTGCGCGCGCGCCGTAGCGCAGGAAGTCGCGCAGCACTTCGCCGTTGCCGCAGCCAATGTCCAGCACGCGCTTGTTATCGAGCGGCGTCAAGCCCTGCCGTCGCAGCAGGTCGAGCAGCGCGCGTTCGCGACGCTGGAACATATACAGGTTCGCGCGATCGTGGAGGCCGTAACGATCGTCGGCGCCGCGTCGCGCGCGGGCGGCGTAGGCCTCGCGGATACGGTCGACCTCATCCGGCACGCGCGTCATCGCGTGCTGTGGCGCAGCGCGCGCTGCATGTCGCGTTCCGCATCGCGCTTTGCGATCGCCTGGCGCTTATCGTACTGCTTGCGACCGCGCACGAGTCCGAGCTCGACCTTGGCCATGCCGCGCTTCAGGTACAGGTTGAGCGGAATGACGGTGAGGCCGCGCTCGTTCATCGAGCGTGCGAGTTCGTGGATCTCCTTGCGGTGCAGAAGCAGCCGTCGCGGGCGCGTCGGTTCGTGGTTCATGTGACTGCCGGCCTCATAGGGCGCAATGTGGGCGCCGTAGAGCCACATTTCGCCATCGAGCGGGCGCGCGTACGCCTCGCGGATGCTGGCGCCATTTGCGCGGATCGACTTGATCTCGGTGCCGGTGAGGCTGATGCCGGCCTCTACGCGTTCAAGGATCTCGTAGTCGTGGAACGCCTTGCGGTTCGAGGCGACCTGCTTGTTGTCGGACATAACGCCTGCCGGACTAACCGCCGTCCGTCGGGGTCGCTTCCGGATCCGCGGTGGGGCTCGCCTGCGGCGTTAACGCCGTGGCCGGCGTCGTGTCCGTACCGCGAAGCACGTCGAGCGCCTTGAAAAGCTGTACGTCGCGCCGCTGGTCAATGTCTTCGTCCGAGAGTTGCACCTCGATGTCGGGCCGGACGCCGACGCCATCGATCGCGAGGCCATCGGGTGTCAGCCACTTGGCGATGCTGATGTAGACCTGGCCGCCGTCTCCCAGGTCGTTGGAGATATTGACCGTGCCCTTGCCGAACGACTTTTCGCCCACGACGGTAGCACGGCCGTTGTCGGACAGGGCGGCGGCGAGCACCTCCGATCCGCTGGCGCTGAAGCGGTTGATCAACACGACCACCGGGATCTCCGTCGCGATACCGCCGCGGCCGGCGCGGATGTGCTGTGGATCGTCGTTACCCCGCTCGACTTCGCTGAGGACGATGCCCTCATCGAGGAACTCGTCGGCGACCTCCACGGTCGTGCGCAGCAGTCCGCCCGGGTTGTTGCGCAGGTCGAGGACGACGCCGCGCTTGCCGCTGTCGACCGCGTCGCGCAGCGCCTGGCGGAACTGTTCGATCGTCGGCTGCGTGAACTCGCGGATGTAGATGTATGCGACGTCGTCGATCGGCGTGCCGGCGCCGTCTTGCAGCGCGCCGCCGGGGGGCTGCGTTGTGACGCTCTGGACTTCGATTTCGTCGCGCTCGATTTCGAGCGTCTCCTCCTGGCCGTCGCTGTGGCGCACGACCAGCGTTACCGTGCTGCCCTTGGGCCCGCGGATCATGATGACCGCCTTCTCCTGGGTCCAACCCTCCGTCGACTCTCCGTTGACGGACACGATGACATCGCCGGACTGGATGCCTGCGCGCTCGGCCGGGGTGTTCTCGATCGGCGCGACGATAATGATCTCGCCGTTCTCCGAGGCGACGGTCGCGCCAATGCCCTCGAAAGAGCCGCTGGGACCGGTGCTCGTCGCCACCGTGACCGGATCGACGTAAAAGGTGCCGCTGTCGCTCAGCGTCTGCAGCATGCCATTGATGGCCGCCTCGTACAGCGCCTGCTCATCGATCCGGTCGGGGTCGACGTAGCGGTCATCGAGCAAATCCAGGATCTGGTTGAGGGTCTCGAAGTCGATGTCGCCTTCGAGGTCCTGGCCGTCGCTGGGAGAGTTGACGGTTGGCGATGCGGAGGCATCGTCGTCGGCCAGCACGTAGCCGATTGCGAACGCCAGGACGAGGATAGAGGCGGCGAGCAGACCGAGAACGGTCCAGCGAGCGGCGTTCAGCATGCGCCTGAGGACTCCTTACGCGTGCCGGACGAGGGCGGGAGGAGCCGACGCCGGAGTCAATGTCGTCTGGCAGTCTAGCATTCGGCTTCTTCGGGCAACCAAGGCGCGCGGATCACGCGACGGAAGAGCGCCCGCGCCGCCGCCCGACCCTCCGATCGGCCTTGGCGGCGTACAGCCGCGCATCGGCCTGTTGGATCAATTCGCCGGCCGTCTTCGCATCGGACGGAAACGAAGCGACGCCATACGATACGCCCAGCTCGACAGACTCGCCTGAGGCCGTCATGGCCGCGCAGCTCGCGACGGCAGTCACGAGCTTATTGCCGGTCAACGCCGCTTCATCGGTCGTCGTGTTCGGCAGGACGATGACGAATTCGTCGCCGCCATACCTTGCCCCGACGTCGCTGCCCCGGATATGCCGGTCGATGACCTCGCCAACCAACCCCAGGAACTTGTCGCCCATGAAGTGGCCGTAGCGGTCGTTGATCTCCTTGAAGTTGTTCATGTCCATCAGGATCATCGAGAGCGGCTGTGCGTAGCGTGCGGAGCGCTCGAGCTCGTGCGAGAGCTGCTCGCGGAAGTAGCGGTGATTGTAGAGGCCCGTGACGGCATCCCGGTAGGCCATGTTGCGAAGCCGCTGGCTGAGCTCCTCCAGGTGGGCCGAATAGGCGCGCTCCAGCCCGACGTGCATCGTGCGCGAATGTGCGGCAAGGAAAATGCCGTAGGCAGCGCCGATCATCACGAAGAAGAGTTGGAGCGCCGTATATGTCTCGCGTGACATAAGCGATGGTCCGACGGTGATCACCGAGACCGTCGTGACGACGAGGACGATACCCGACAGCCGGATGGCATGGTCCACTGCTCGGGAACGGCGATGCGGTCGCATGTGCGACATGGCCTCGGCGACACTCTCCTGGGACGAAGTTGAACTCATGCGTACACGGCCGCCGCGCGGGTCTGCGCGGATCCGGCTATCTCCTCGATTGAGTATCGGATTGGCCCCGAGTCACTTGACGGTACGGCACGTAGCGAATGCAGACGTCGTTCTCTCCGCTTCAGGGGCGGACCGCCGGAGCCTGTGCGTCAGATTCGGGAAAGGGCCGCGCGGGTTGGGAGATCCGTTATGTACGAAGGACTAGCGACGGCTACATAACATCTATAGTGCGATCATATGAATACGAGCGTGAGACGCGTTTTGGGGCTTCGTGCCCTACCACGGAAAGTACGCGTCAGACGTGAGGAGGTCTAGCCGCGGCTCTCGGCTCCGCGGTGCGAACCGCGCAGGATGGCCAGGACGGCGTTGAGCGGTTCGCTCTCCGTCTCGATGTCTTGCTCGCCCTTCACGATGTCGACGAGGGTCGTGCTCGGAGCGGCGTCCTCGCGCGCAACGGGCTCGATCGGCGCCTTGAGGCCGATGCTCGCCCGCCACCGGGCGATCGTCGCCGCCGTCGAGGAATGCAATTCGTCGGCGTCCATGGCATCTTCCCGGCCCGGCGGATCTGGCAGCTGGAAGTCGGGCAGATTCGGCATGCCGATCTTCGGCGCCTGGATCTGCGGCATCGACACCTGTGGCATCGACGGCATCGAGAGCTGCATACCCTGGAGGCGGCTCGTCACAGCCGGCGAGAGCGACAATACGAGGCCAATGCCCAGCGCCGCGATGACGAAGCCAAGATTGACGCCCTGCCATGCGCCCGCAAACGCCAGCGAAGCGATGACTCCGGCTACCGCGTAGGTTCGCACATGTTGGACGTGCGGAATGCTCCAGTCGCGGCCCGGACGTTCGCCGGGTGCGCCTTCCTCCGCCCGGCGCTGGGCGGCATGCGGCCGCGCCTTTACGGGCTTCACCATGCCCTTACGGATCAGGACATCGTCGCGGAACGCGTCGTACTGCTCGCGCAAGCGCGGCGTGCCGAGCACGCCGTAGGCCTCGTTCAATTCGTCCAGCAGATGCTGCGCGCGCGGATTGGTGGCAGCGAGACCCTGGTACTTTCGCGCCAGGTGCCAGTACGCCTGGTCCACCATCGCCCCATCTGCGGTCGGCGTCAGGCCGAGGATCTCATAGTAATCGCGGTCGCTCATCGTCGTACCCCTGTTTGAAGTCGCGGCTACACGAAAGAACGCGAGTGCCGAGGCTGATGTTTCCCCGCGATTGACGCCGAAGCGCCACCGCTCGCGGGGGCTCAGTGTCTTGCACGCCGGCCGCGCACACTCCCGCGGCCACATCGTCGTGAAGCCAGACGTCTTCGACCCTGGATCTACTCCCCTGTCTGGATCATCGGTCCGGGTGGGTCAATCTGGTGACTGTTGTTATGTAAAGACGAGCGCGTCCTGTCACACGGCTCAATCTGGCGCGTTGGGATTAGCAAGCAGCGGAGGTCTGACGCCCATGCGGACAAAGGCCGACACCATCCTGGATGAGCGCGGACGCGTCATGTTTCGGTGCCTTGACTGCGCCCAACCGATGACGAGAAGCGACTTCTTCGACCTCGGTCTGCGCTTGCCTGAGCTCGGCGAGACCCCGGACGATTACTGCGACACGGAACTGATCGATGGCTTCGAGCACGCCGCCTGCCACGAGCGCCGGCGTGGGGCGCGCGCGGGCTGACGACATCAGGCCAATTGACGCTCCGTCGTATTGACGATAGCGTGCACGCAGGCAAAGGGGAGTAATCGGTCCCGCAGCGCGGGACGGTCCGGATCGACAAACCCGTCCGCCGCAGGCAGACCGGTCCGGACTACCTTCGCGAAGGCGTTGGTGCGGTGAGACCTTTGATGACAACGGTCATCAGGGGTTTTTTTGTGGCCCGGAGGCGCGCGCGTTGACGAGCTTCTTGCGGACGTGGCAGTGGCCGATCTTCATGGGCCTCATGGCCTGGCCAGCCGTGCTGGCGCGGTTTCACGTCTTCAGCGCCCCTCATTGGTTCGAGACCTTGCTCTTTGGCCTGGCGATCGTCTCGGCCGCGTTCCTGCTGACGTGGACCGCCGAAGCCGCCGAGCGCGACGTGCCTCGCACGCTGGCGCTGGCGGGCCTGGCGCTGATCGCCGTGCTGCCGGAGTACGCCGTGGATGCGGTGTTCGCGTGGAAGGCCGGCGAAGACCCGTCGTACGCTTCTTACGCAACAGCGAACATGACGGGCGGCAACCGGCTGCTCGTGGGCGTCGGCTGGACCGTCGTCGTCGGCATCTTCTGGTTCCGGACGAAGGGCAGCGTGCTCAAGCTCGCGTCGGTGCACCGGAACGAGGTCGGCATCCTCGCGATCGCGACCGTGTACTCATTCATCATTCCGTTCCGCGGCGGCATTACGCTTTTCGACGCGGCGTTCCTGATCAGCCTGTTCGGCGTCTACGTCTACCTGGCATCGCGGGGTGATGTCGAAGAGGAGTCATCCCTCGTCGGCCCTGCCGAGACGATAGGCAACCTGCCGACCCGGCAGCGCCGGACGGTGCTCGTGGCCATGTTCCTGTACGCGGGTGTTGCGATCCTGCTCGCCGCGGAGCCCTTCGCAGAAGGGTTGATCGAAACCGGCACGCAATTCGGTATCGACGAATTTACGCTCGTGCAATGGCTCGCGCCGCTCGCCTCGGAGTTCCCGGAGTTCCTCGTCGCGTCGCTATTGGCGTGGCGAATGCGCGCCGATGCCGCGCTCGGCGCGCTCGTCTCGTCGAAGGTGAACCAGTGGACGCTGCTGATCGGCACCCTGCCGATCGCGTTCGCGCTGTCGAGCCAGTCCCTCGACCCGTTGCCGACAGATGAGCGTCAGGTCGAAGAGGTGTTCCTCACGGCCGCACAGAGCCTGCT encodes:
- a CDS encoding S41 family peptidase, with the protein product MLNAARWTVLGLLAASILVLAFAIGYVLADDDASASPTVNSPSDGQDLEGDIDFETLNQILDLLDDRYVDPDRIDEQALYEAAINGMLQTLSDSGTFYVDPVTVATSTGPSGSFEGIGATVASENGEIIIVAPIENTPAERAGIQSGDVIVSVNGESTEGWTQEKAVIMIRGPKGSTVTLVVRHSDGQEETLEIERDEIEVQSVTTQPPGGALQDGAGTPIDDVAYIYIREFTQPTIEQFRQALRDAVDSGKRGVVLDLRNNPGGLLRTTVEVADEFLDEGIVLSEVERGNDDPQHIRAGRGGIATEIPVVVLINRFSASGSEVLAAALSDNGRATVVGEKSFGKGTVNISNDLGDGGQVYISIAKWLTPDGLAIDGVGVRPDIEVQLSDEDIDQRRDVQLFKALDVLRGTDTTPATALTPQASPTADPEATPTDGG
- a CDS encoding GGDEF domain-containing protein → MDHAIRLSGIVLVVTTVSVITVGPSLMSRETYTALQLFFVMIGAAYGIFLAAHSRTMHVGLERAYSAHLEELSQRLRNMAYRDAVTGLYNHRYFREQLSHELERSARYAQPLSMILMDMNNFKEINDRYGHFMGDKFLGLVGEVIDRHIRGSDVGARYGGDEFVIVLPNTTTDEAALTGNKLVTAVASCAAMTASGESVELGVSYGVASFPSDAKTAGELIQQADARLYAAKADRRVGRRRGRSSVA
- a CDS encoding J domain-containing protein translates to MSDRDYYEILGLTPTADGAMVDQAYWHLARKYQGLAATNPRAQHLLDELNEAYGVLGTPRLREQYDAFRDDVLIRKGMVKPVKARPHAAQRRAEEGAPGERPGRDWSIPHVQHVRTYAVAGVIASLAFAGAWQGVNLGFVIAALGIGLVLSLSPAVTSRLQGMQLSMPSMPQVSMPQIQAPKIGMPNLPDFQLPDPPGREDAMDADELHSSTAATIARWRASIGLKAPIEPVAREDAAPSTTLVDIVKGEQDIETESEPLNAVLAILRGSHRGAESRG
- a CDS encoding sodium:calcium antiporter, whose product is MTSFLRTWQWPIFMGLMAWPAVLARFHVFSAPHWFETLLFGLAIVSAAFLLTWTAEAAERDVPRTLALAGLALIAVLPEYAVDAVFAWKAGEDPSYASYATANMTGGNRLLVGVGWTVVVGIFWFRTKGSVLKLASVHRNEVGILAIATVYSFIIPFRGGITLFDAAFLISLFGVYVYLASRGDVEEESSLVGPAETIGNLPTRQRRTVLVAMFLYAGVAILLAAEPFAEGLIETGTQFGIDEFTLVQWLAPLASEFPEFLVASLLAWRMRADAALGALVSSKVNQWTLLIGTLPIAFALSSQSLDPLPTDERQVEEVFLTAAQSLLAVVLLINLRMSLWEAGTLLVLFLAQFFTPHDIISRDTFSYAYLLLAAMFLLRQLLEMRPFIGGPPRGQLARPPSRAPEPSPRPAGS
- the smpB gene encoding SsrA-binding protein SmpB: MSDNKQVASNRKAFHDYEILERVEAGISLTGTEIKSIRANGASIREAYARPLDGEMWLYGAHIAPYEAGSHMNHEPTRPRRLLLHRKEIHELARSMNERGLTVIPLNLYLKRGMAKVELGLVRGRKQYDKRQAIAKRDAERDMQRALRHSTR
- a CDS encoding class I SAM-dependent methyltransferase, coding for MTRVPDEVDRIREAYAARARRGADDRYGLHDRANLYMFQRRERALLDLLRRQGLTPLDNKRVLDIGCGNGEVLRDFLRYGARAEMLSGIDLLPERIDAARERSAPAVEFSLGNAEHLPYPAGHVDLALMFTVLSSVVDEPTRQRIATEALRVLRPGGTLITYDFTWNPTNRDVRGINARDLRALFPACMIDARRITLAPPIARRIARVSWPLAAALETLPFLRSHLLAVARKPG